A genomic segment from Luteibacter aegosomatis encodes:
- a CDS encoding YkgJ family cysteine cluster protein produces MTVHFSCTQCGRCCHGLRLPLSVREAITWLRDGGEVQLFSEAIPWPEDLPEDNLPAQHKRRRSFAARSGSLPVRVIVVLMASFDGACPNLLPDMRCGIYDRRPRVCRIYPAELNPFVELEPAGKLCPPEAWQSEEVLRDEAGRWTDPDTVAAIAAARDADRIDAATKARVCERLGHAVAGLSNEGIVILSPSRERLLAVLEDAIDPGASDEEPIHSWQVLSNRSATLDMLRSAGTDSAAAPDGDAGGLRYLGFFQGDGPRPH; encoded by the coding sequence ATGACCGTCCATTTTTCCTGTACCCAATGCGGCCGCTGCTGCCATGGCCTTCGCCTGCCGTTGAGCGTGCGCGAGGCCATCACCTGGCTACGCGACGGCGGCGAGGTACAGCTTTTCAGCGAAGCGATCCCATGGCCCGAGGATCTGCCCGAAGACAACCTGCCCGCGCAGCATAAGCGTCGCCGTTCGTTCGCCGCGCGAAGCGGAAGCCTGCCCGTGCGGGTGATCGTGGTGTTGATGGCCTCGTTCGACGGTGCCTGCCCGAACCTGCTGCCGGACATGCGTTGCGGCATCTATGACCGTCGTCCGCGCGTGTGCCGCATCTATCCGGCCGAACTGAATCCCTTCGTCGAACTCGAGCCCGCCGGCAAGCTGTGTCCGCCCGAGGCCTGGCAAAGCGAGGAAGTGCTCCGCGACGAGGCGGGTCGATGGACCGATCCGGACACGGTGGCCGCGATCGCGGCCGCCCGCGACGCGGATAGGATCGATGCGGCGACCAAGGCGCGGGTATGCGAGCGACTCGGGCATGCGGTCGCCGGTCTCTCCAACGAAGGCATCGTCATCCTGTCGCCGTCGCGCGAACGCCTGTTGGCGGTCCTGGAAGACGCCATCGACCCAGGGGCGAGCGACGAAGAACCCATCCATTCGTGGCAAGTGCTGTCCAACCGCTCGGCCACACTGGACATGTTGCGTTCCGCGGGCACGGATTCGGCGGCGGCTCCGGACGGTGATGCCGGCGGCTTGCGCTATCTGGGCTTCTTCCAGGGCGATGGGCCGCGGCCGCACTAA
- a CDS encoding SDR family oxidoreductase yields MANASPVLVDPTKQYPGPPFDTPKQSAPGTVAKLHPPADHGETSYRGHGRLAGRKALVTGGDSGIGRAVAIAFAREGASVVITHLPDEQKDADDVVTLLEGEGATVRSIAGDLKDEAFCRSLVNDAYDALGGLDILVNVAGRQTHQESIENLSTAQFDETFKANVYGLFWLCKAALERMPAGSTIVNTASIQAYQPSDILLDYASTKAAIVAFTKSLAKQVAEKGIRVNAVAPGPVWTALQPSGGQPMEKVRDFGASVPMKRPGQPVECAPLYVLLASKESSFVTGEIYGVTGGNPLP; encoded by the coding sequence ATGGCGAATGCATCGCCCGTTCTCGTCGACCCCACCAAACAATATCCCGGGCCGCCGTTCGACACGCCCAAGCAATCCGCGCCGGGCACGGTGGCAAAGCTCCATCCGCCGGCCGATCACGGCGAAACCAGCTACCGTGGCCATGGGCGGCTGGCCGGACGCAAGGCGCTCGTCACCGGCGGCGACAGCGGCATCGGCCGCGCGGTCGCCATCGCTTTCGCGCGGGAAGGTGCCTCGGTGGTCATCACCCATCTGCCCGACGAGCAGAAAGACGCCGACGACGTGGTGACGTTGCTGGAGGGCGAGGGCGCCACCGTGCGTTCCATCGCGGGCGACCTCAAGGACGAGGCGTTTTGCCGGTCGCTGGTGAACGACGCGTACGACGCGCTCGGTGGCCTGGACATCCTTGTCAACGTCGCCGGACGGCAGACCCACCAGGAAAGCATCGAGAACCTGTCGACGGCCCAGTTCGACGAGACCTTCAAGGCCAACGTGTACGGCCTGTTCTGGCTCTGCAAGGCCGCCCTGGAACGGATGCCCGCGGGGTCGACCATCGTCAACACCGCATCCATCCAGGCCTACCAGCCGTCGGACATCCTTCTGGATTACGCCTCGACGAAAGCCGCCATCGTGGCGTTCACCAAGTCGCTGGCCAAGCAGGTCGCCGAGAAGGGCATCCGGGTGAACGCGGTCGCTCCGGGTCCTGTCTGGACCGCCTTGCAACCGTCCGGCGGCCAGCCGATGGAAAAGGTGAGGGACTTCGGCGCGAGCGTGCCGATGAAGCGCCCCGGGCAACCGGTGGAATGCGCGCCGCTCTACGTATTGCTGGCGTCGAAGGAATCGAGCTTCGTCACGGGCGAGATCTACGGGGTGACCGGCGGAAATCCCCTGCCGTGA